The window GGGGCCTGCGGGTCGACCACGTCGGCTCGACGGCCGTGCCGGGCCTCGCGGCCAAGCCCGTCGTCGACCTGCAGCTCGTGGTCGCCGACCTCGCCGTCGCCGACGGCCTCGCCGACGCCCTCGCCGACGCCGGGTTCCCCCGGCGCGAGGGCGGGTGGGTCGACTCCGCGGCCGCGGGTGCCGCACCCGGCACGCCCGACGGCACGTGGCCGAAGCGCCTGCACGCCTCGGCCGACCCCGCTCAGCCCGTCAACCTCCACGTGCGGGTGGTCGGCACCCCGCCGGTCGCCTTCGCGCTGCTGTTCCGCGACTGGCTGCGCGCCGACGAGCAGGCGCGCGCCGACTACGAGGCGCTCAAGCGCCGCCTCGCCGCCCACCACCCGGTGCGCGCGGACTACGCCGCGGCGAAGGAGCCGTGGTTCGCCGACGTCGCGGGGCCGGCGGCGCGCGCCTGGGCCGAGGCCGCCGGCTGGGCGCCTCCGGGCTGAGCACCGGGGCGCCCTCGCGGGACACTGCCACCATGCCGACCGACGACGCCTCGGGGGACCTCCGCGTCACCGCCCGTGTCGTCGTGCCCGCCCGGCTGCTGGCGTGGCGCTTCAGCCGGTCCGCGGGCCCCGGCGGGCAGGGCGTCAACACGACCGACAGCCGGGTCGAGCTGTCGGTGCGGCCGCTCGACGTACCCGGGCTCGACGAGGCCCAGCGGGCCCGGCTGCTCGAGCGGCTCGCCGGTCGGCTGGTCGACGGCGTCCTCACCGTCACCGCCTCGGAGCACCGTCAGCAGCTGCGCAACCGCGAGGCGGCGCGCGCCCGGCTCGCCGGGACCCTCGCCGAGGCGCTCGCGCCGCCGCCGCGCGCCCGACGCCCGACCCGCCCGAGCCGCCGGTCGGTGGAGCGGCGCATCGAGGCGAAGAAGCGGCGCGGCCGGCTCAAGCGGGAGCGCGGCGGCGCGGAGTGACGCGCAGGAGACGGCTCCCGCGATTGCGCGGTCCCGGTGCGGGCACCTGCGCGGCATGAGCGCCTCCGACCCCGCCCTCGACCGGCCCGCGTCCGGCCGGCCTGCCCCCGACCGCCCCGACGCCGACGCCGGCAGCGTGTCACGGGCCGCGCGCCTCGCCGACCGGGCTGTCGCCTGGTACCAGGTCCGGGTGTCGCCGAGGACCCGCACCTCGTGCGCGCACCGGGTGGCCCACGGCGGGGAGTCGTGCTCGCAGGCCGTCCGGCGCACCCTGCGCTCGAGCGGTCTGCTCGGCTCCGCGGTACCGACCCTCGCCCGGTTCGCGGCCTGCTACCGCGCGGTCCGGCTGCTCACCCCGCACCAGCGGGTGCGGGGGGTCTGCTGCTGCGGCGGCATCCCCATCCCCTTCGGCTTCGGCCGGCGCTGACCGCGAGGAGCCCGCGCCGCGGGGGCGCGGTCGGGTCGGCGTCCCCCGGCCCGCCCGAACGGCCGATCAGGGGCGCGGCCCGCCCGGCCGATGACCTGGTACGTGGACACGCTCGGGCTCCTCGTCATGGCGTACCCGGTCGTGATGGCGCTCGTGTGGCTGACCGGGGGCGTGTACTTCTGGTACCGCCGCGAGCGCGGCCAGGCCGGCGTCGACGAGCCGCCGCTGCCGGCCGACGCGCCCCTGGTGAGCGTCCTCGTGCCGTGCCACGACGAGGGGGCCAACGTCCGGGAGACCCTGACCGCCGCGCTCGAGCAGTCGTGGCCGTCGCTGGAGGTCGTCGCGGTCGACGACGGCAGCACCGACGACACGTGGGAGCAGATGCTCGCCCTCGCCGCCGAGCAGCCGCGGCTGCGCGTCATCCGGCTCCGCACGAACGAGGGCAAGGCCGTCGCGCTGCGCACCGCCGCCCTGGCCGCCCGCTCCGACATCCTCGTGTGCGTCGACGGGGACTCCCTGCTCGACGAGCACGCCGTCGCGTGGCTCGCCTCGCACCTGCTCACCACCGCGCGTGTCGGCGCGGTCGCCGGCAACCCCCGCATCCGCAACCGCAGCACCCTGCTGGGGAGGCTGCAGGTGGGGGAGTTCAGCGCGATCGTCGGCCTCACGCGCCGCGCGCAGCGGACCTACGGCCGCGTCTTCACCGTGTCCGGGGCGGTGTGCGCGTTCCGGCGCGCCGCGCTGCACCGGGTGGGCTGGTGGTCCGACACCGCGGTGACGGAGGACATCGACATCTCGTGGCGGCTGCAGCGCGACCACTGGGACGTGCGCTACGAGCCGCGGGCCCTGTGCGGGATCCTCACGCCGGAGTCGGTGGGCGGGCTGTGGCGGCAGCGCCGCCGGTGGGCGCGCGGCGGGCTGCAGACGCTCGTCCGGCACGCCCCGTCGCTGCTGTCGTGGCGCCGCCGGCGCATGTGGCCGGTCCTGCTGGAGTCCGTCGTGAGCATCGCGTGGGCGCTCGCGGCCTGTGCCGTCGTCGCCGCGACCACCGTCGGTGTCCTCGCGGAAGGCGTCGCGGCAGGCACCCCGCTCACCGACCTCGGCGTCGACCTCGGCAACGCCGTCGTCCGGTGGACCGGTGTCGTCGTCGCCGTCGTCTGCCTCCTGCAGTTCGCCGTGAGCCGCCGCATCGAGGCGCCGTACGAGCCGGCGGGTGACCGCACCCTCGTCTGGCTCGTCTGGTACCCGCTCGCGTACTGGCTCATCAGCATGCTCGCGGCCGTCGCCGCCGTCCTCACCCTCGGCTGGCGCACCCCGCGAGGGCGGGCCACGTGGAGCAGCCCCGACCGCGGCCTCGTGACGGCCGTACCGGCGGGGGAGCCGTCATGAGGGTCCTCGAGCACGTCGTCGACCGCTCCGCCGAGCGGTCGCGTCGCCGCCGTGTCGTCGAGGGCGGGACCACCGTCGCGGCGTGGGGCCTGCTCACGCTGCTGGTGGCGTCGGTCCTCGACGTCCCGGCGCTGCTCGGCGTCGCGAGCCTGCCGACGGGCCGGGCGCAGCTGCTCCTCGTCCTCGCGCTCGGCGGGACCGGGGTGGCGCTGTGCGTCGGCCTGCTCGTGT of the Aquipuribacter sp. SD81 genome contains:
- the arfB gene encoding alternative ribosome rescue aminoacyl-tRNA hydrolase ArfB; its protein translation is MPTDDASGDLRVTARVVVPARLLAWRFSRSAGPGGQGVNTTDSRVELSVRPLDVPGLDEAQRARLLERLAGRLVDGVLTVTASEHRQQLRNREAARARLAGTLAEALAPPPRARRPTRPSRRSVERRIEAKKRRGRLKRERGGAE
- the yidD gene encoding membrane protein insertion efficiency factor YidD encodes the protein MSASDPALDRPASGRPAPDRPDADAGSVSRAARLADRAVAWYQVRVSPRTRTSCAHRVAHGGESCSQAVRRTLRSSGLLGSAVPTLARFAACYRAVRLLTPHQRVRGVCCCGGIPIPFGFGRR
- the pgaC gene encoding poly-beta-1,6-N-acetyl-D-glucosamine synthase, whose protein sequence is MDTLGLLVMAYPVVMALVWLTGGVYFWYRRERGQAGVDEPPLPADAPLVSVLVPCHDEGANVRETLTAALEQSWPSLEVVAVDDGSTDDTWEQMLALAAEQPRLRVIRLRTNEGKAVALRTAALAARSDILVCVDGDSLLDEHAVAWLASHLLTTARVGAVAGNPRIRNRSTLLGRLQVGEFSAIVGLTRRAQRTYGRVFTVSGAVCAFRRAALHRVGWWSDTAVTEDIDISWRLQRDHWDVRYEPRALCGILTPESVGGLWRQRRRWARGGLQTLVRHAPSLLSWRRRRMWPVLLESVVSIAWALAACAVVAATTVGVLAEGVAAGTPLTDLGVDLGNAVVRWTGVVVAVVCLLQFAVSRRIEAPYEPAGDRTLVWLVWYPLAYWLISMLAAVAAVLTLGWRTPRGRATWSSPDRGLVTAVPAGEPS